In Sorghum bicolor cultivar BTx623 chromosome 10, Sorghum_bicolor_NCBIv3, whole genome shotgun sequence, one genomic interval encodes:
- the LOC8085363 gene encoding uncharacterized protein LOC8085363, with the protein MATKESDAQVSSKKEFAELALDGHNFPTWAMDLKVSLSLRGMYRTIDTPKQGDAPLSEPSKYHALYIIRNHIHSDLKAEYLMEDDPQALWLALQQRYEQQKAVILPEATHEWNHLRIQDFKSVNEYNHAMDKLSSKLRFCEKEPSDAEKIEKTLSTMLPAQMILQQQYRERGFTVYSDLIKTLLQAERHNELLIWNSNQGPVGAKPLPEVHANAQKQTPKDANKNGNPRSSKGKNKRKGPRKPRGAKGKGNNSKSKDKSSTCTKCGCYNHPTKKCRTPKHLVELYLHSVGRGRSNQGRSNQGGQPSEAHFNDLAAPGCSNPAPAGPSNTMAPLPPDGMANDSTNNMIIEYNSDDLFGDYN; encoded by the coding sequence ATGGCCACCAAAGAGTCTGATGCCCAAGTTTCTTCTAAGAAGGAATTTGCCGAGTTAGCTCTTGATGGACACAACTTCCCTACATGGGCGATGGATCTCAAAGTGAGTCTATCGTTACGCGGAATGTATAGGACAATTGACACTCCCAAACAGGGAGATGCTCCATTGTCTGAACCATCCAAGTACCATGCCTTATACATAATAAGGAACCACATCCATTCAGATCTCAAAGCTGAATATCTGATGGAAGATGACCCACAGGCTCTCTGGCTTGCTTTGCAACAGCGGTATGAGCAACAAAAGGCAGTTATTCTCCCGGAGGCCACTCATGAGTGGAACCACCTCCGCATTCAAGATTTCAAATCTGTGAATGAATATAACCATGCCATGGACAAACTCAGTTCCAAACTGAGGTTTTGTGAAAAGGAGCCATCTGATGCGGAGAAAATTGAAAAGACTTTGTCTACCATGCTTCCCGCTCAAATGATCCTCCAACAGCAATACCGTGAGAGGGGATTCACAGTCTATTCTGATCTCATTAAAACATTACTTCAGGCTGAGAGGCACAATGAGCTCCTCATATGGAACTCCAATCAAGGCCCTGTCGGTGCCAAGCCCTTGCCCGAAGTACATGCAAATGCTCAGAAACAGACACCAAAGGATGCCAACAAGAATGGCAATCCTAGATCCTCCAAAGGCAAAAACAAGCGCAAGGGACCCCGTAAGCCTCGAGGTGCTAAGGGCAAAGGCAACAACTCTAAGTCAAAAGACAAGTCCTCAACTTGTACAAAGTGTGGTTGCTACAACCACCCGACTAAGAAATGCCGCACCCCTAAGCACCTTGTGGAACTGTACTTGCATTCTGTGGGACGAGGACGCTCCAACCAAGGACGCTCCAACCAAGGTGGACAACCGTCTGAAGCACACTTCAACGATCTGGCAGCCCCAGGATGTTCCAACCCCGCCCCAGCGGGACCGAGCAACACAATGGCGCCTCTTCCACCTGATGG